The Stigmatella aurantiaca DW4/3-1 genome contains the following window.
CTCGAGACCCGGGGTGATCGCCACTTCCACTGCCGCCACGGCGTCCAGACCTCCACTGCCCGTGACCGCGGCAACGTAAGCATGAAGTCCAGTCCATCCGTGCCGGAGTTCTTCCTGAGCGTCGATCTCCTGGAGGTGCAGGTGGTCATTGACGCGAACAGGCCCTCCCTGGGTTGCGAACAAGGGCTCCTCGATGTCAAAGGCACCACTCAGACTTCGAGAATGATCGAACGAGAGGACCAAGGTCCGGACACCTCGGCGCGAGGCCGCCAGACCCGTGGCTGCCGCCACCGCCGTTTTCCCTGCACCACCTTTTCCTGAGACAAGAATGATTCTGGCCATCTTGTTTCGCCTTTCTTGGTGCGTTCCGTACTCGGCTTGCGCTAGGCGCCATCCGGCGCCGGGGGAACAGCGGGAGCGGCGTCACCCATCCAGCCTGATTTCAACAACCATCTGCGTGCGTGCGCGAGTTGATCGATACTGGACTGTGTGGCCAACAATTTTTTGAGGGCCGCTTCCACCTGCTGCAGATCGTAGGCCTCAAGACGGTCGTCGACAACAGGGTTCAGCCGGAAGTATTCCTTCCGGAGAATCATGCGACACTGGTAGTGCACGGCATCCGAACCCGCCTCAAGCAGCATCTTCACCAGGACCATGGGGTCCCGGATGTCCAGGAGCCATTTGGAGAAGCCCCAGTTGGCCGTACCGTTGCAAAAATGGGGTGTCAGATACGTTGAGCTGCACCCGTTGCCGAATGACAGCAGCAGGATGTTGGTCAAGTCGGGCTGCTCCGACTCCATCGTTTCCACCGCCCGCCCGTCTTTCCGGCTCAAGTTATTGATGGCTTGGGCCAGCCCCACGAGTGATGGGTTGTTGGCGAAGAGGCCACCGTCCACGTAGCCACTGCCCTGCTCCGCCATCCCCTGGTAGATGGGATAAGAAAGGGGCGGCGAGCCGCTCCGCATCAAAACATCCACCACCAGCTCATCCATGTCCGAGTCGGACGGATTGGTGGAATTATGGAAGATCTTTGCCTTCCACGTCCGGAGCCCCTTGCGCCGCCCATCGAGCTGGAATGAAGGGATGGCGACCTTTCTCTTGAGGTCCCCGAGCTTTAGGGTCGCACCGAAATAGCTGCAGAAAAAATCGCGCATGTAGCTGGAGTCGAGCAGCGAGCTGGCCCCTGTCAGCGCCACCAGGGAACGCCCGAGGGACACCGCCTTCCTGTTCATGGCGACGACTTCTCCCCAGAAGTCGAGGATCTTGCTGAGGGCGGCGTCCGGGTTCTCCTCACTGGCCAGGAACGCTGCGTTGAATGCTCCCGCTGAAGAGCCCGTG
Protein-coding sequences here:
- a CDS encoding patatin-like phospholipase family protein; this translates as MPFRILAMDGSSVSGGEGYVTAGMIRTLRQMLDASDDRRTLLNNVDLFTGSSAGAFNAAFLASEENPDAALSKILDFWGEVVAMNRKAVSLGRSLVALTGASSLLDSSYMRDFFCSYFGATLKLGDLKRKVAIPSFQLDGRRKGLRTWKAKIFHNSTNPSDSDMDELVVDVLMRSGSPPLSYPIYQGMAEQGSGYVDGGLFANNPSLVGLAQAINNLSRKDGRAVETMESEQPDLTNILLLSFGNGCSSTYLTPHFCNGTANWGFSKWLLDIRDPMVLVKMLLEAGSDAVHYQCRMILRKEYFRLNPVVDDRLEAYDLQQVEAALKKLLATQSSIDQLAHARRWLLKSGWMGDAAPAVPPAPDGA